The region AAACCTCCTAGTAATCGGGTAGAGccaataaaaaactatatgaGGCCGTCTACAATCAACGAACTAGGAAGATTCCTCggcataataaattattatcggAGGTGCCTGCCTCGTTCGTCACACATCCAGGCTCCTCTTTCAGAACTTCTTCGGAACGTCAAGAAAAACGACCAACGCCTGATCGAATGGACACCAGAACGAGTTGCCGCTTACGATTCTTGTAAACAAAGCGTCATGGATGCGGTACTACTGGCTCTCGTATGTGATGCTTCTGATGTCGCAATCGGAGCTGCACTAGAACAGCTGGTCAATGGTCATTGGCAGCCTCTTggttttttctcaaaaaaattaccgacactgagaaaaattacAGCACATACGATAGAGAGTTGCTCTCCATTTATGAAGCCATCAAGTATTTCAAGCACTGCCTTGAAGGTCgaatattttgcattaaaacagACCACAAGCCTCTCGTGTATGCATTTAGGCAACGGCCTGAAAAAGCGTCACCGAGGCAACTTCGTCATCTTGGCTACATTTCGCAGTTCACGACCGAGATCATACATGTCAAGGGATCTTAAAACGTAGTCGCGGATGCATTTTCCAGACTATGTGCTATTACCATGCCAGTCTCTGTCAGCCTAAAGCAAATCGAGGAAGCGCAGGCAACCGATACTGAGCTCCCAAACTTACTGCAAGAAACTACTTCGCTTCAGCTGCAAAAAATTCGCTACGATGACAATGTCGCACTTTACTGCGACATATCAACAAATTACGTTCGTCCTTATGTACCCACTGCTCTtcgcaataaaatattctctTTCTTTCACAGCCTCTCACATCCGAGCGGCAGATCCACTCTGcaacaaattaagcaaaaatttgtatggcCGGAAATGAGGAAAAACGTCATTGAGTGGTGCAGGGCTTGTCTTTCTTGTCAACGTGCCAAGATAAGCAGACATAATCATCTGACTCCAGAAAAGATCACAGTTCCCAGCGACAGATTTAACCATGTTCATCTGGACATCGTCATCATGCCGTTCCATCAAAACTTTCGGTACTGCCTTACTATGATAGACAGATTTACTCGCTGGCCGAAGGCTGTCCCTCTTACAAACATATCGGCTGATACGGTGGCTAAAGCTTTTTGGTCACAATGGGTTGCTCGTTTTGGAACAcctaaaacaataacaactgaCCAAGGCACTCAATTCGAATCAGCGCTGTTCAAGGAGCTGGCCCACCTCATGGGCAGCGAACACATCCACACGACTGCTTATCACCCCCAGTCCAACGGAATGGTCGAAAGATGGCACAGATCATTTAAGGCTGCGATGATGTGCCATTCAAGCACCCCTTGGCCGGAACTGCTACCCATCGTTCTGCTTGGACTTCGTAACTGTTTAAAAGAGGACCTTAAATCATCGGCTGCGGAGATGTTATATGGAACAACAATCCGCATGCCGAATGAATTTTTTGAAGATCTCGATGTAAACGTGGATCCTGCAACCTTCATTGGCGATTTTCGTGACCTGATCCGAAAAATTCGTTCGACTCCTTCTGCGCACCACAGCAAGCAAAAAATGTTCCGCCTAAAAGAAATAGACAAATGCTCTCATGTATTTATTCGGACCGATGCCGTCAAACTACCATTGTAACCGCCTTATTCAGAACCTTTTGAAGTCGTTTATCGCAACAGCGACCGAGTTTTCACATTAAATGTCAACGGCAAGGAAGTAGCTGTCTCCGTGGATCGAATAAAACCGGCCTTTCTAGCTAATACCGACACACAGCAGGATGCTCAACCTGAGATCGCTGTACAGCCACGAACCTACCAGAACAAGCGAGTACAATTTAACGTATCGTGACGTCGTCACTGGAGAGGGAGTACTGTGGCGGCCCAAGTTAAAATACCATCTAGCGGAAAAGCTGTTAACTAAGAACTTAGCTacgatatttattgttatcttTTTGATCGATATGTTCTAAGAAACACATCTCTATCTCTTGTTTCTTCCGGCTCTCGGCTAAGCTGCACGCACGCTTTGTAACTCCTATTTGTAAACCCAAACAtacttcaattaaataatagtaACACCAATCCGTGTTACCAAATGATCTGTGGTTTTGTACTTCACTACAACACCCCTCCCGCTAAAATCAGAATTGGGGGTAAACCCAACAAGGCTGATCCCGACCAGACTATTGGCGCAGATCCTTTGCATGGTAGCGTCTAACGAGTTTACCTTGAAGGTCCTCAATGTCGTATTATGAATTTCCTAGCTTCTGACGCACACGTGCCTTTACAAACTCCTCCGAAAAACTTCTTATTCATTGAAGTAGGCAACTAAGCTTGTAACGCTCCCTATTGTTGCTGTCCGGCTTTTCTGATAATTTTAGAGTTATTAAGAAAAGAAGACTTATTGCTACTGTATTTAAGATTACTAACTATCTGATGCCACCCACCCATAGGAGCATCATTAGGTGTAAGATAGTCCTTTTCCTAATGGGACTTACAAGTACTCGTTTTCGGTGTTTGTTGACTGTGTCTTCTGAACACACCGAGAAGGAGTGACTTGGGTGTTCTCCTGAAGGTTTTCTTGGCATCTTTGGAACGACGGCTTGTACGTGATGCGTGCACCACTTCCAAAGCAAAACACTTTTCGAGGAGCAGTGCAGTCCTGGTACCTATGACCTTCCTTTCTACAGTTTCAGAAAATTAAAGATATAACTTCAATTGCACCATAATCCTCTTTATGATGGTCCTCTAGTAGTTCTGAGACATCGCTTTTCAACAGAGAAtcctttttatatatttgattcCGCTTTACTTCATCAAGGAAACATTCTCGTCTTCTACATATATCGCGAAATTTTTAGATTGAGTAGGAATATTTAAGAATTCGAGTCTTATTTCTGATCTTAGATTGCGCCTAAAAATCTCTTTCAAATCTAGGCTATCAGTCAACTGGACTACAGCATCATAAAACGAATCGAAATTCtccttttcttttgttttcgatttcgAGTCTTATTTCTGCTCTTAGATTGCGCCTAAGAATATCTATAAACGCTTTTTCATTCAAAGGGCAGTCTAGGCTATCAGTCAATTGGACTACAGCATCATAAAACGAATCGAaattctctttttctttttgttttcgatcCCGCAATTGGCGACGAAGTGTGGCACACAGTTCGCTCCACTTTACGGATTGCACTGATTTAGATAGCGCCAGTAAAAGTCACTTCCTCAAACAAAGCACTTTCATTGCTACACATGTCATCGAATTTTGAATCAAGTGTTATTATATGTGCCACCTTATCtggcattttaaaaagttctgTGGCGGTTGATCTAGGTGAGGTGTTAGCCTGCTATAGATTTTGTCCTGCATTCGATTGCCTTTCATCTATGCCAAGAAGCTGATCAAGTGAAGACCCTAAATCGGTAGCGCTATGAAGTGGCGGTTTAGGAATTCTAAAGTTTGGGAAATTCTGGCTGATAGATTGGATTAAATCATGAGGTCCATTTTTTCTGATAGTTGCGTAAGCTACCCGTGTTGGATCCCTTTAACTGCATCCAACAACAAACTTTGTAGGTCCTCGCCCCACGCTCATGACCCTGacatgtaagtgttcgtcccaccatattgatataaacgtgaccgccctattgatcagtgaaaacgcacataAAGATTGGGAATAACaaggatcttttattcgccgacttgagcCTTGGCCGGGGGTTTTGTGTTGATAATGAGGAAATGtgctccgccgtcggctccttcccacgtttaacgtctcgctgggttgtgattgctgggaagtggtgtctccctcgccggtttcgcagccgcagcctcctgtcccttgctctgtcccggccggtcgcaccggacgtcggctcagtttctacctgatggttcaggcgtacgccggaagccgccaacgcagtccctgggtcaaacgccaggttctagacgaacgcttccaccctaccctctctgccgcagacttcAGAATTCGACGTATATATATTCGTCGTCCTGGTGTCCTCGTTttccttgctctgcctccggatgtctcgactggctccgctccttgttagcgtagcgctcacgattcggtaagctgtCGTTCTGggtagcggtgaactgctgtgctctcaacgcatacgcctttcgagacactagctgaacaaacgcgcgtccttccgggctagtcgcaccaggaccttgtacaattcctgcaggacgaacAGGCATACGACGAAGTTTGCCAAtacagtccttgtaggcaggcagctagttcaagaccacttaccttctgagcccacggttcctCGTCGAAGCACTCTATTTGTTgaactctgtcggacacgccgggtgtgatgccaagctcaaatcgctacagaagttgtgacaaagcgcctggacttagtcgtgtgatgccgtaagggcctcagctacctgtgtctcaattcggagaatTTAGATCTACGCCCGAGCGTCTCGACGTaacgatcttgtttccttgatgactccgcatggctctacttggttcttcacgttgcttcactggttacttgataactgttacttgttgacttggtagaaaacgactgatccagcttcctgcgatcggcctgcttatataggcctctgtttaccgctaattatcggcgtctccttgcctcgacctttcgccctctgcgcacggcaccaatatcaccTTTCTTCCTTCTGCCCTTCCTTCTTCGctgctctcttgtattgctgtccctctcggactctccctatttttgtctggtgctcagggcaccactctctctcgccgcactaccgttactatgGACGAAtacgccgcgtaactggtacgccactgcttgcatgcacttactctgcttgctttctaacttgtggggagttattcaactcctcacaaagTTCAGCAGAGCCAACAGCTTTACAGGTTGGGCTGGTTTTCTTGCTTATTATGTGTGTGCTTATACACCCGTGCCCGCATTCTGTCTTGTATAAATCTTTGTCTAGAATGCGTGAATTGCATAAGGCACAAAATCGGACGATCTTCCGGCTTCTTCGCTTTCTGAATGGTCTACTTCCATAGTTTAATAATTACCCGCTCAAATAACAGTTGGCTGGttttgtaaatcaaatttgaatATCGAAATGAAACGCTACCAGCTGAAAAAATTTCTGAATAATCGAAAATATACGATCATAAATTACTAGCTTATGTAAATACGAAAATTTATGAAGGTAAAACAAATAACTCCATGCCTAACCAGTAGCTCATCGACGAAGCTCTTATTAAAAAGAATGTGAAAGGTCTAAGAAAGACAGGAAAGAAAAGGTAAAGCTGAGAATGAGTGAAAAAAAGAATACTGGCTATTTCGATCATTTGACCTTCGTATCAAGCGTGTCAAACCTAAACTACGAATAGTTATTCCTAGGATTGTAGTTCCAAGCATTAACACTCTGACTGAATAAAAATTCTCTGGTAACAATTGCTCAAAGACCTAATTCCAAAATCCCGCGGCCAGGCTTTTGCTTATTAAAATTAGCTCTGTATCCTGCAGTGACGAATTACTAGACTTTTGCTAAATTACATATGGTCTCGTCAAGTGTGGTAAGACGAAATAATTAGTTAATTGTAACTGACCAAAATCAAAGCACTTGACCATTGTATTTTGAACACTATTAAAGGAGACAGCTGCGTCAAACTTTTCCCTCGTGGTgagtttttactatttttgaaaatataagcACTGCATTCCAATGCGATAGAAAGTTGACACGGCTGACtaggaaaattataaaatagaaCTAAAGGAAAAAGTATATTATAGGGCATAGCAAACGGACAGATGGATACAGATAGTACTTCTCACATTACACGCGCTAGATGTAAATGGGGTGTATCAGGCCCACCCTACCTTGGCCAATGCACTTCCAATAAATACTTTTCAGGCCCTTTTCATAACTGATTCTACGACGGCTCTCGGGTCAGCATGGcgttaaaaatctgttttgtttactcagatattataataattgattataaataaatatgtgggAAAGAtatgaatttcatttaaatttagttattgTACACAGGTATAGTTTAAAACTAgaatgtatataatataaaactttaaatttttataacttcATGTATCGTGCGATTTCAATTGCAGTTCGGAGTATTgataattacaaatttactctttacttcaatgttttttttttttgtttgtttcataAGAAAACTATCTTTAGCGTTCATGCGTTTTATTTAGCATTTAGTTACTTTTCAATTATAAGGTTTTTAGGGATAAATTTACACTCGATCAATTAATtacgtaataaaatttcggGTAAGACTCAAGACCTTTACATTTTCCGAAGGGTATTAAATTGGGCAAACTTGGCTCACTTGAGACTTCCATATGTTGGTGGTGTTGctgaaaaattgtaaacaaatgcAAGCCAAAGATTTTCGGCAATTATTACTTTATAGGTTTGCGTTTACTTTTGTATATGCGTAAAGGTTTGCGTCTACTTTTGTATATGCATTTAGCCTTTCGTTTACTTTTGTATATGCATTTAGCTTTGCGTTTACTTTTGGGCACTGTTCTCGCTTAGTGAAGTGTCTGAACACTTCACTATGGGAAATACTGGGATTTATTTGCTATAGGCCATAGCTGCTGATTAGCAGCGCGCagacggttttttttttttttttttttttttttttaaacgattttatttacaatctgTCTATTGTAGACAATAAgcaaattttataacaataacaattacaGTAATAGAAGGCTTTCAGTAAAGCTTACTTTATTACATactatttaaagttttacaaaTACTGGAGATCGAGAAcatgttttcttttaagccTTCTAATTTCTAACCTGTTATCTGCAGATTAATTGCTAGAGTATTTCATGGctttgtaatttgtttacGTATGCTATGTGTTTTCTAATTTCATCTTTCACAAATGGGATTTTCAAGTCATTATGGATATTTGCATTTGTCACATAAAAAGGAGCGTTAACAATTCTTCTAACTTGTTAGATTGGAAGCGCTGGAGGATCTCTATGTTTGAGTTGCTGGCTGTTCCCCATAGTTGTATACCATACGTCCAGACAGGCTTGAGAATCGCTTTATATAGcagtattttgttttctatgcTGACTTGAGAATTTCGACCCAGTAACCAGGTCATTTTGTTAGCTTTTATAGTTAGTTGTTGTCTCTTT is a window of Drosophila gunungcola strain Sukarami unplaced genomic scaffold, Dgunungcola_SK_2 000044F, whole genome shotgun sequence DNA encoding:
- the LOC128264010 gene encoding uncharacterized protein LOC128264010; its protein translation is MPVDLNIGLRRNLIWPFIVADTEVAIIGADFLSHFHLLVDVKGQKLIDANTNLSTPACLSNAVHHSVSTIQGAHRFQTLLQEFVDVTVPAPKGSNHQDIQHYIETTGSPISDRPRRLSALFKELAHLMGSEHIHTTAYHPQSNGMVERWHRSFKAAMMCHSSTPWPELLPIVLLGLRNCLKEDLKSSAAEMLYGTTIRMPNEFFEDLDVNVDPATFIGDFRDLIRKIQPFEVVYRNSDRVFTLNVNGKEVAVSVDRIKPAFLANTDTQQDAQPEIAVQPRTYQNKRVQFNVS